A genomic stretch from Clavelina lepadiformis chromosome 5, kaClaLepa1.1, whole genome shotgun sequence includes:
- the LOC143460866 gene encoding uncharacterized protein LOC143460866, with protein MRDVEGSGSLNASGSKFEDQFVNSPEAESFLTTSSSSSTPSSDNLGHSMELNVTAGVFMVLMIAIVTAIFLCCCKTYVVCQKRRLRQRALENQPNNRRGIHQNLPMTHIYSDSPPSYDDIISGKIPSTVSGEPVGTRSNVETAPKAAEDAIEVHWSYEGSGFNSSPPPLYSCVVVENENANTSSQRHNTRSRAMNVLRWFHPDNNNNFNAVSRRMRATIQIVSGLVSGRKQGNNQDSSNQRQLDSVQVDSTPSTDSNSSAVSSTDSANTNTSRNSLSTESVTTADASTNER; from the exons ATGCGTGACGTCGAAGGATCTGGAAGTTTGAATGCTTCAGGATCAAAATTTGAAGATCAGTTTGTGAATTCGCCGGAAGCTGAAAGTTTTCTCAccacatcatcatcatcatcgaCTCCTTCATCTGACAATCTTGGACACAGCATGGAATTGAATGTGACAGCCGGAGTGTTCATGGTGCTCATGATTGCCATAGTTACCGCCATCTTCCTCTGCTGCTGCAAGACCTATGTCGTCTGCCAGAAACGCCGGTTGCGCCAAAGAGCGTTGGAAAATCAG CCCAACAACCGTCGAGGAATCCATCAAAACCTGCCCATGACTCACATTTACAGTGATTCCCCACCAAGCTATGATGACATCATATCGGGAAAAATTCCTTCAACCGTTTCCGGAG AACCCGTTGGAACACGCTCGAACGTTGAAACCGCTCCGAAAGCAGCAGAAGACGCGATTGAGGTTCATTGGTCTTACGAaggttccgggttcaattcctcGCCTCCACCCTTGTACTCTTGCGTTGTGGTCGAAAATGAAAATGCCAACACGTCATCGCAACGTCATAATACGCGCTCACGAGCGATGAACGTTTTACGTTGGTTTCACCCCGACAACAATAATAATTTCAATGCGGTGTCAAGAAGAATGAGAGCGACAATTCAAATCGTGTCCGGCCTGGTTTCAGGTCGCAAACAGGGGAATAACCAGGACTCATCAAACCAACGACAGCTTGATTCTGTCCAGGTCGATAGTACGCCATCTACTGATTCAAATTCTAGTGCTGTTTCGTCCACTGATAGCGCTAACACAAACACGTCTAGAAATTCGTTGTCCACTGAAAGCGTTACCACAGCCGACGCATCAACAAACGAAAGATAG
- the LOC143459870 gene encoding uncharacterized protein LOC143459870, which produces MRMAEMNVYENVQQQTKDSSHKKIDSSIKQSSTKLVVVVASLALLVAVISLILSSIAMTTQQEQSKEIIATIKDFQAQINKLQKNLTMINKITDDIRTESSLLQANFTKMIQSQVEHLTQDFQAQMHNLQKNLTMINKITDDIRTESSLLQANFSKIIQSQVEHLTQDFQSQTKILEKNLTAKFEKETSSLQSSVSQLRNLTSCIGGFIYENHCIQLPYVVGKFVSYKEALEICSGSLAEVTSDEMNEIIYRYIARTWVSDVGETIHQGLHVWLGSTFQVLDNPRNLITLKNGEKITLSNWQPTFPKTTDSQADRVVMYVQFIDHENRGISNRLPSLEYVVPLCSRAI; this is translated from the exons ATGAGAATGGCTGAAATGAATGTTTATGAAAACGTACAACAACAGACCAAAG ATTCTTCTCATAAAAAAATCGACTCATCCATAAAGCAGAGTTCTACGAAGTTAGTTGTGGTGGTAGCCTCTCTTGCGCTGCTAGTGGCGGTTATTTCACTGATATTGTCTTCCATTGCAATG ACAACACAGCAAgaacaaagcaaagaaattaTTGCAACCATCAAAG attttcaagcacaaataaacaaattacagAAGAATCTCACaatgataaacaaaataacgGATGACATTCGCACTGAATCATCTTTGCTGCAAG CCAACTTTACAAAGATGATTCAGTCACAAGTTGAACATTTAACACAAG ATTTTCAAGCACAAATGCACAATTTGCAGAAGAATCTCACaatgataaacaaaataacgGATGATATTCGCACTGAATCATCTTTACTGCAAG CCAACTTTTCCAAGATCATTCAGTCACAAGTTGAACATTTAACACAAG ATTTTCAATCTCAAACCAAAATCTTGGAGAAAAATCTTACAGCCAagtttgaaaaagaaacatCTTCACTACAAAGCTCAGTTAGTCAGCTAAGGAACCTCA CTTCTTGCATCGGTGGATTCATTTATGAAAATCATTGCATTCAACTTCCTTATGTCGTGGGAAAATTTGTCAGCTACAAAGAGGCGTTGGAAATATGTTCCGGAAGTCTTGCGGAAGTGACGAGTGATGAAATGAACGAAATAATATACCGGTATATTGCACGAACATGGGTCTCCGATGTAGGAGAAACAATTCATCAAGGCCTACATGTTTGGCTAGGATCCACTTTCCAG GTACTGGACAATCCTCGTAACTTGATAACTCTCAAAAATGGAGAGAAGATAACTTTGTCCAATTGGCAACCTACATTTCCGAAGACCACTGATTCACAAGCGGATCGTGTTGTTATGTATGTGCAATTCATTGACCATGAAAACAGAGGAATTTCAAATCGCTTACCATCGCTTGAGTATGTTGTTCCTCTTTGCTCTCGTGCTATTTGA